A region of Alteromonadaceae bacterium 2753L.S.0a.02 DNA encodes the following proteins:
- a CDS encoding NUDIX domain-containing protein: MAKCKCGGWQQLSVTDIYENPWIKITHEEVLTPKGSPGIYGVVHFKNRAVGVIPIDNEGNTWLVRQSRYTLDCYTWEIPEGGAPYGEDMMVAAQRELEEETGLLAAQWQELMTLHQSNSVSDEVGKIYVATELSVGVQQLEDSEDIVVKKLPLREAIAMVESGEITDAMSVAGLLRVAIAYSVE, translated from the coding sequence ATGGCAAAGTGCAAATGCGGTGGCTGGCAGCAGTTGTCAGTCACGGATATCTATGAGAATCCCTGGATAAAAATCACGCATGAAGAGGTGTTAACGCCTAAAGGCTCCCCCGGTATATACGGCGTTGTGCATTTTAAAAATCGCGCAGTTGGTGTAATACCGATAGACAATGAGGGAAACACCTGGTTAGTACGTCAGAGCCGCTATACGCTCGATTGTTACACCTGGGAGATACCGGAAGGGGGGGCTCCCTACGGGGAGGACATGATGGTTGCAGCGCAACGCGAGCTGGAAGAGGAAACCGGACTTCTGGCGGCGCAATGGCAGGAACTGATGACCCTACATCAGTCGAATTCGGTGAGTGACGAAGTTGGAAAAATTTATGTGGCCACCGAACTCAGTGTCGGCGTGCAGCAGCTAGAGGACAGTGAAGATATCGTGGTGAAAAAACTTCCGTTGCGCGAAGCGATAGCAATGGTGGAATCGGGTGAGATCACTGACGCAATGTCGGTCGCCGGTTTATTGCGGGTTGCGATAGCCTATTCGGTCGAATAG